ACGGGAGGGAGAGATCGTCGACGAGGACGATCTTGTTCTCGAGCGCCTTGGCGCTCAAGGCGCTGCGCAAAGCCGCCTTCATCTCTTTCCGGTTCACCTTACCGTCGTACTTCCGGGGATGGGGTCCGAAAACGGTGCCTCCGCCGCGAAGCAGCGGCGAACGGGACGTTCCCATCCGGGCCCGCCCGGTCCCCTTCTGGCGAAATGGCTTCTTCCCGCCCCCACTGACGTCCTTCCGGGTTTTCGTGTCGTGCGTTCCCGCGCGGGAAGCCGCCAGCTTGGCCGTCACGACGTGGTGCATCAGGTGCGTCTTCACCTCGGCGCCGAAAATGGAATCCGGAAGTTCGACGGTCCCGGTCCCCTTCCGTTCCTTGTTCACGATTTCCACGGTAGCCATTTCGCGCTCCTCGCCTTACGCCAGTTTCTTCACGGCCCGGCGGACGAAGACCAGGCTGTTTTTCGCGCCAGGCACGGCGCCGCGGACGAGCAGCAGATTCTTCTCGGGCTCCACCCCGACCACGCGCAGGTTGAGGATCGTGACCCGCTCGTTCCCGTACTGACCGGCCATCTTCATGTTCTTGATGACGCGCGAGGGGTACGCCGACGCGCCGATGGAACCGGGGGCCCGATGGAACATGGAGCCGTGCGTGGCGCGCCCGCCCTTGAAGTTCCATCGCTTGATGACGCCCGTGAAGCCACGCCCCTTGCTGTGCCCCATCACGTCGACAACGTCGCCTTCCTTGAAGATGTCGACCTTGATCTCGGCACCGATGTCCAACGGCTCGGCGGCTTCGACCCGGATCTCCTGAAGGGCGCTGAACGCGCCTTTGCCCGCCTTCTGGAAGTGTCCCAGCATGGGCTTGCCGACCTTGCCGGCCTTCGTTTGCCGGAATCCGATCTGAACGGCGTCGTAGCCGTCGGTCCGGGCGGTTTTCCGCTGTATCACAGTGCACGGCCCGGCCTCGATCACGGTGACCGGGATCACTTTCCCCTCCGTGTCGAACACCTGGGACATGCCCAGTTTCTTTCCCAATATTCCGGTCGTCATGGTTTGCCCCTGCTTCCGTTCTCGGTCGTTTTCGTCGTTCCGGTCAGAGCTTGATCTCGACTTCCAC
This sequence is a window from Candidatus Deferrimicrobium sp.. Protein-coding genes within it:
- the rplD gene encoding 50S ribosomal protein L4 translates to MATVEIVNKERKGTGTVELPDSIFGAEVKTHLMHHVVTAKLAASRAGTHDTKTRKDVSGGGKKPFRQKGTGRARMGTSRSPLLRGGGTVFGPHPRKYDGKVNRKEMKAALRSALSAKALENKIVLVDDLSLPFAKTKEFLKVAAALGLRDALIVVEGEPENLALGIRNLKAFKTLPAKALNVYDILSYDQLVLTGAALEKITEVLAK
- the rplC gene encoding 50S ribosomal protein L3 produces the protein MTTGILGKKLGMSQVFDTEGKVIPVTVIEAGPCTVIQRKTARTDGYDAVQIGFRQTKAGKVGKPMLGHFQKAGKGAFSALQEIRVEAAEPLDIGAEIKVDIFKEGDVVDVMGHSKGRGFTGVIKRWNFKGGRATHGSMFHRAPGSIGASAYPSRVIKNMKMAGQYGNERVTILNLRVVGVEPEKNLLLVRGAVPGAKNSLVFVRRAVKKLA